The nucleotide window ACGCCACTGAGCCGAATAAACAGTCGCCGGTATCTGTCGTGAAGGTGTACTGCCTGTCGTCCAAGCGGCTCAACTCCGAGAACACCGAGGCAACCAAGGACCGTTTGTCGGTGCCCGGCGGCTCTGGCCTATAGTCGTTGCGAAATTCCCGAAGCTTGATGTCAGAGCCGTCCACCAACGTCGGCAGAATCTCCGCGAGTCCGATGTGTTGGTACCGATGGCGGCTGATGACGACTTCGTCGGCCAGCGCCTGGATGAGGGTGCCGCGTGCAATCAGGCTCGTGAAGCGCCCGGTCTCCGTGTCCGTCAGCCACACGCCCAGTAGAAGCAGACAGTCTGATCCTTCCACCATGTGTCGCGTAGAGGGGTCGCTCGCCGCTCCCATATAGGTCCCAATGAAGTTTGGATGATGTTCGGGAAAGACGGCCTTCCCCATGAACGAGGTGGCGACCGGCAGGTTATAGCGCTCAGCGAGACGGATCACTTCATCCCGAAGCCCTAATCGCATGATTTCGATCCCGGCCAGCAACACTGGGTTCCGACTCCGATTGAGGCGTTCCGTAATCTCCTGCATCGCCTCCGCCAGCGCGGCTCGGTCCCTCTGCGGGGTCACAAACGCTCCTGGCTCCGCTTCGTCGATTTCGGCCCAGGTCATGTCGCGAGGGAGTTCCAGATACCCAGGCCGCTTCTCGCGCCGCACCGCCGCAATCACGCGCTGAATCTCGCGAGCCGCCGTCTTCGGATCTTCAAGAGCTGCGCTGGCGGAGGTCATCTCTTCGTAGACGCGACGTTGAGTCTCGAACGTCTTGACCTTATGATGGATCAACAGGTCGGGGTCTCGGCCTGCCAGGTCCGGCGCGCCGCTGATGACGAGCACAGGTGACTTCTCCGCGTAGGCCTGCGCGATCGGATTGACCATGTTGAGCGCGCCGGCGCCGTAGGTGCCTATCGCCACCCCGATTCCCTTAAGACGCGCGTAGGCGTCGGCGGCAAAACCGGCCGAGGGTTCATGCGTGGTCAAAATCGAACGGATGGGTCGGTCAGCCAGGGCTTCATACAGCGGCAGCGCGTGATCGCCCGGGATGCCAAAGGCATGGGCCGCCCCAAGTTCGAACAACTGCTGGAAGAGATACGGAGCCAGACGCATGACATCGTCGGTACGTTGCATAGTCCGCACCTAGCCATCCGATTCAGACACCAGACCTTTGCATCAGACGTGTTCCCGTTTCCACGTGGGCCACGGGAGGCAACTTCACAGTAAACCGTGGCAAAGCCTCGTCCTTCCGACGGGGGCATTTGGCCTCATACATGCTCTGCCGCTGCCCTGAAACACCACACATGCGTCGGCTACGAACGCATACCGCAAAACAGCATCGTTGCGATACCACTTGCCTCGGCAGCGCCGGGAGAAAGAGGTGATAGGACACCGATGGTCAAACGGATCGTCATCATTCAAGGTCATCCGGATCGAAGGGATGACCGAGAAGCAACGGATGGCATGGCTGGACGAGATGCGGGGATTGGGGATGTTGGCGAGGTAGAGAGTGGAGCGGGTCCTGTCGCCGGGCAGCCCAAGTGTGCTCGCACCCCCGCCCGGTGTGGGGACCCCCGCTGCGCGCGCTCGGTGAAAAGTCGCGTCTCGGCGCGGCGGGGTTGGGCGGGTGAGAAAATCGCCCGCCCGACGCCACCCGTTCCACGGTGACTCAGACCCCAATCTGAGCGAGGATGACAGGAAAGGGATACAGCGAAAAGGAAGAGAATTGTGGACCGACGAACGGTGCGCGGGTTCGGTCGCGCCATAGTGCGTCCACTATCAACTCCCATTGACCACCGTGCTGCTGGCCTCATGCGACTTTGAAACTGCGCTGAAGTATCGCGAGGCCGGCGCATTCGGCACCGCTATGGCTTCTTGTCCGAGGATGGCGCTATGGCGTGAGCCTCACTGCGCATCCGTTCCATCCGCCAGGCCGAGGCTACGAGGGACGAGCCTAGCCAGGAATTCCACATCCTGTTAGACTCGGCCGCCAACCAGGAGCGTCCAGGATGGGGCAAGTCCCCGCGGTCGTCGTCACCCTCATCGAGCGGTTCGAGCGGAACCGCGACGCCTATACAAATCAGGGCTACAACGAAACCCAGCTTCGGCCAGAGTTCCTCGATCCGTTTTTCGAGGCATTGGGCTGGGATGTGGCGAACACATCGGGCCATGCCGAAGC belongs to Nitrospira sp. and includes:
- a CDS encoding thiamine pyrophosphate-binding protein, with amino-acid sequence MQRTDDVMRLAPYLFQQLFELGAAHAFGIPGDHALPLYEALADRPIRSILTTHEPSAGFAADAYARLKGIGVAIGTYGAGALNMVNPIAQAYAEKSPVLVISGAPDLAGRDPDLLIHHKVKTFETQRRVYEEMTSASAALEDPKTAAREIQRVIAAVRREKRPGYLELPRDMTWAEIDEAEPGAFVTPQRDRAALAEAMQEITERLNRSRNPVLLAGIEIMRLGLRDEVIRLAERYNLPVATSFMGKAVFPEHHPNFIGTYMGAASDPSTRHMVEGSDCLLLLGVWLTDTETGRFTSLIARGTLIQALADEVVISRHRYQHIGLAEILPTLVDGSDIKLREFRNDYRPEPPGTDKRSLVASVFSELSRLDDRQYTFTTDTGDCLFGSVALHAQTILNPGYYASMGFGVPAALGAGLAEPTRKPVALVGDGGFQMTGMELGTLVRYGVDAIVIVLNNGGYRSLEALGEGRAVWDIHPWDYVAVARALGADGARVRTPEEFRSALQQACDRAGVSLIEVVLAPEDVSPTLRRLSGKAGM